A window from Methylococcus mesophilus encodes these proteins:
- a CDS encoding helix-turn-helix transcriptional regulator: protein MRRADRLFQIVQILRNKRLVTAKALAERLEVSERTIYRDIQDISLSGIPVEGEAGVGYTLRHAIDIPPIMFTAAELEALAVGARMVKSWAGIELGHSAQSVLDKVTAVVPADLKANIERSKLFSLRFGEREDIDVTLDICRKAIDLKRFLYFGYCRADGEQSRRRIRPLGLYFWGNVWSLAGWCELREDFRNFRLDRMQSILMENQSFEDGAGQSLQDFIKRMTCNS from the coding sequence ATGCGACGCGCCGACCGCCTGTTTCAGATCGTCCAAATCCTGCGCAACAAGCGCTTGGTCACCGCCAAGGCGCTGGCCGAACGGCTGGAGGTCTCCGAGCGCACGATCTACCGCGACATTCAGGATATCAGCCTGTCGGGCATTCCCGTCGAAGGGGAAGCGGGTGTCGGCTACACCTTGCGCCATGCCATCGACATACCGCCGATCATGTTCACCGCTGCGGAACTGGAGGCGCTGGCGGTCGGGGCCAGGATGGTGAAGTCCTGGGCCGGAATCGAACTGGGCCATTCCGCGCAATCGGTGCTCGACAAGGTGACGGCCGTCGTCCCCGCCGATCTGAAGGCCAATATCGAGCGCAGCAAGCTGTTTTCGCTGCGCTTCGGCGAACGCGAGGACATCGATGTCACTCTCGACATCTGTCGGAAAGCCATCGACCTGAAGCGTTTCCTATACTTCGGCTATTGCCGTGCGGACGGCGAGCAAAGCCGGCGCCGCATTCGCCCTTTAGGCCTCTACTTTTGGGGAAACGTATGGTCGCTGGCCGGCTGGTGCGAACTTCGGGAGGACTTTCGCAATTTCCGGCTGGACCGCATGCAGTCCATCCTGATGGAAAACCAGTCGTTCGAAGATGGGGCCGGGCAAAGCCTGCAGGACTTCATCAAACGGATGACTTGCAATTCGTGA
- a CDS encoding RNA polymerase sigma factor produces MLGESQNEKGGGVTGKESADRVRGRLEAIYREESRRVFATLVRLLGDFDLAEEALHDAFRAALEQWPRDGVPANPRAWLVSAGRFKAIDGMRRRSRFEALPDEVAEQLADDLADPAGLDGETLEDDRLRLIFTCCHPALSPDAQVALTLREVCGLTTEEIARAFLTAAPTLAQRIVRAKAKIRDARIPYQVPAREEFPVRLDAVLRVVYLVFNEGYSASSGEALMRHDLSSEAIRLGRLLIELLPDPEALGLLALMLLHESRRSARSSPEGELILLDEQDRTLWNRDQIAEGLSLVSRALASRYVGPYALQAAIAAVHAEAPSAAATDWTQIAGLYEVLLRAEPSPVVELNRAVAVAMRDGPAAGLALVDAIVAEGVLADYHLVHAARADLCRRLGRTAEARAAYQDAIALAKQDAERRFLERRLRELPD; encoded by the coding sequence ATGCTCGGGGAATCGCAAAATGAAAAGGGCGGGGGCGTGACGGGTAAGGAATCGGCAGACCGCGTTCGCGGCAGATTGGAGGCCATCTACCGCGAGGAGTCTCGGCGGGTGTTCGCCACGCTGGTGCGCCTGCTCGGCGACTTCGACCTTGCCGAAGAAGCGCTGCACGACGCCTTTCGCGCGGCACTGGAACAATGGCCGAGGGATGGCGTCCCGGCCAATCCCAGAGCCTGGCTGGTATCCGCCGGACGTTTCAAAGCCATCGACGGCATGCGCCGCCGGTCCCGTTTCGAAGCCTTGCCGGACGAGGTCGCCGAGCAACTCGCGGACGATCTCGCCGATCCGGCCGGCCTCGATGGCGAAACCCTTGAGGACGATCGGCTGCGGCTCATCTTTACCTGCTGCCATCCCGCGCTGTCGCCCGACGCGCAGGTCGCACTGACCCTGCGCGAAGTGTGCGGCCTGACCACCGAAGAGATTGCACGCGCCTTTCTCACGGCCGCTCCCACGCTCGCCCAGCGCATCGTCCGGGCCAAGGCGAAGATCCGCGATGCCCGCATTCCTTACCAGGTTCCCGCGCGCGAGGAGTTTCCTGTCCGCCTGGATGCCGTGCTGCGCGTCGTCTATCTCGTGTTCAACGAAGGTTATTCGGCGTCGTCCGGCGAGGCTCTCATGCGGCACGATCTGTCTAGCGAAGCCATACGTCTGGGGCGGCTGCTGATCGAACTATTGCCTGATCCGGAAGCGCTGGGATTGCTGGCGCTGATGCTGCTTCACGAATCCAGGCGCTCGGCGCGCAGCTCGCCCGAGGGCGAACTGATCCTGCTCGACGAGCAGGACCGCACGCTCTGGAACCGGGATCAGATTGCGGAAGGACTGTCCCTGGTGAGCCGGGCCCTGGCATCGCGGTACGTCGGCCCCTACGCGCTGCAGGCGGCCATCGCCGCGGTGCATGCCGAAGCGCCGAGCGCCGCTGCCACCGATTGGACGCAGATCGCAGGCCTGTACGAAGTGCTGCTGCGCGCCGAACCCTCGCCCGTCGTGGAACTGAACCGCGCCGTGGCGGTCGCCATGCGCGACGGTCCGGCGGCGGGATTGGCCCTGGTCGACGCCATCGTGGCGGAGGGTGTCCTGGCGGACTACCATCTGGTGCATGCGGCGCGAGCTGACCTGTGCCGGCGGCTCGGGCGCACCGCCGAGGCCCGGGCTGCATACCAGGATGCCATCGCCCTCGCAAAACAGGACGCAGAGCGGCGGTTTCTGGAGCGGAGATTGCGGGAATTGCCGGATTGA
- a CDS encoding GyrI-like domain-containing protein — MEKIDFKKQLKPLYQASAEGPSQLNVPALNFLMADGEGDPNTSPSYAEAVEALFGVAYAVKFMIKKGPLAIDYAVMPLEGLWWADDPSVFAAGDKTRWKWTMMILQPPFVGRETIDDAIAEVAKKKKPPAISRLRLETLTEGRCAQILHVGPFSAEGPTIEKLHGFIDANGEKAGKHHEIYLSDIRRAEPAKWKTIIRQPMR, encoded by the coding sequence ATGGAGAAAATCGATTTCAAGAAGCAACTGAAGCCGCTGTATCAGGCCTCGGCCGAGGGACCCTCCCAACTCAATGTGCCCGCACTGAATTTCCTCATGGCGGATGGGGAAGGGGACCCGAATACCTCCCCAAGCTACGCCGAGGCGGTGGAAGCCTTGTTCGGGGTGGCCTATGCGGTGAAGTTCATGATCAAGAAAGGGCCGCTGGCGATCGATTACGCCGTCATGCCGCTGGAAGGGCTATGGTGGGCCGACGATCCGTCGGTGTTCGCGGCGGGGGACAAGACCCGCTGGAAATGGACGATGATGATCCTGCAGCCGCCGTTCGTCGGCCGGGAAACCATAGACGACGCCATTGCCGAGGTGGCGAAGAAAAAGAAGCCGCCCGCGATATCAAGGTTGCGCCTAGAAACCCTGACGGAAGGCCGTTGCGCGCAAATCCTGCACGTCGGCCCATTCTCGGCGGAAGGGCCGACGATAGAAAAGCTGCACGGCTTCATCGACGCCAACGGCGAAAAGGCCGGGAAACACCACGAAATCTATCTGAGCGACATCCGGAGGGCGGAACCGGCGAAGTGGAAAACCATCATCAGGCAACCGATGCGGTGA
- a CDS encoding YciI family protein, with protein MKYICFGYLDVESWMKKSNSEQNAMIDKCFAYDEVLRKNGHWAGGEGFKGPDAATTLRYRNGKVSITDGPYAETKELLGGLLILEAEDLNQAIQLISNHPGLHMGSWEIRPAEDLSAMIAESEKRRAAAK; from the coding sequence ATGAAATATATCTGTTTCGGATATCTGGACGTCGAGAGCTGGATGAAAAAATCGAATAGCGAGCAAAACGCCATGATCGACAAGTGCTTCGCTTACGACGAGGTGCTTAGGAAAAACGGACATTGGGCTGGCGGGGAGGGGTTCAAAGGTCCGGACGCCGCCACGACGCTGCGTTACCGGAACGGCAAAGTCTCCATCACCGATGGGCCTTACGCCGAGACAAAGGAGCTTCTAGGCGGGCTGTTGATTCTGGAAGCTGAAGACTTGAATCAGGCCATCCAGTTGATATCGAATCATCCCGGCCTCCATATGGGGTCCTGGGAAATCCGGCCAGCCGAGGATTTGTCGGCCATGATTGCGGAAAGCGAGAAGCGCCGCGCCGCTGCAAAATAA
- a CDS encoding tetratricopeptide repeat protein, with protein MNCNRPLTLISLGRNVPLIAAMLAASVNVPADGHPGHTHGHGEAGRLPTAALAAYDYAETEPPLWSNLGTLSYRIKTHDKLAQRYFDQGLRLSYAFNHLEARRAFRKAQKLDPSCAMCFWGEALVLGPNINAPMEPAAIAPASSAIGQARTLVRQGPRKERALIEALAKRYAGNSEAGRKTLDQTYAEAMGKLYRRYPTDDEIAVLYAESLMDLSPWDYWEEDRHTPKGRTTEILQVLERVLARNPDHPGAIHYYIHVVESSDRPERAEAHADRLARLMPGAGHMVHMPGHLYYRLGRYRDALEANRAAIAADEAYLKETGAKGIYALAYYPHNVHFLMVSAQMAGDGAMALDTAGKLATVIADDAVRAVPWAQPIKAAPYFAQAQFGTPEAVSKLADPGSEFPYVQAMWRYARGVAAARQTAVREAQTELNALLRLETTADFSALSAAGVPAPDLVHIAGEVLRARIAQARGESAQAVAAFERAAAQQEKLPYMEPPYWYYPVRRSLGALKFLAGDLAGAERELRASLEQAPNDAWALWALAEVQRKRGNMSAAAETQRILEKVRAGNQSPLAMDRL; from the coding sequence ATGAACTGCAACAGGCCGCTCACCCTCATCTCCCTCGGGAGGAACGTACCGCTAATCGCCGCGATGCTGGCAGCCAGCGTCAACGTGCCTGCCGATGGCCACCCCGGCCATACCCACGGTCACGGAGAGGCGGGGCGGCTTCCGACGGCGGCCTTGGCGGCTTATGACTATGCCGAGACCGAACCGCCCCTTTGGAGCAACCTCGGTACGCTGAGCTACAGGATAAAGACCCATGACAAGCTGGCCCAGCGCTACTTCGACCAGGGTCTGCGCCTCAGCTACGCGTTCAATCACCTGGAAGCCCGGCGCGCGTTTCGCAAGGCACAGAAGCTCGATCCAAGCTGCGCGATGTGCTTCTGGGGCGAAGCCCTGGTACTCGGCCCCAACATCAATGCCCCCATGGAACCCGCCGCCATCGCTCCGGCCAGTTCAGCGATCGGGCAGGCCAGGACGCTCGTCAGGCAAGGGCCTCGTAAGGAACGGGCTTTGATCGAGGCGCTCGCCAAGCGCTACGCCGGAAATTCCGAAGCCGGCCGCAAGACCCTGGACCAGACCTATGCCGAGGCCATGGGCAAACTTTATCGGCGTTATCCCACGGATGACGAGATCGCCGTCCTGTATGCGGAAAGCCTCATGGACCTCTCGCCCTGGGACTATTGGGAAGAAGATAGGCACACACCGAAGGGCCGCACCACAGAAATCCTGCAGGTATTGGAAAGGGTACTGGCGCGGAATCCCGACCATCCCGGCGCGATCCATTACTACATCCACGTGGTGGAAAGCTCCGACCGGCCCGAACGGGCCGAAGCCCATGCGGACCGGCTTGCGCGGCTGATGCCCGGCGCCGGCCACATGGTGCACATGCCCGGCCACCTGTATTACCGCCTGGGCCGCTATCGTGACGCGTTGGAAGCCAATCGCGCCGCCATCGCCGCGGACGAGGCTTATCTGAAGGAAACCGGCGCCAAAGGCATCTACGCGCTCGCCTATTATCCCCACAACGTGCATTTCCTGATGGTGTCTGCGCAGATGGCCGGTGACGGCGCTATGGCTCTCGATACCGCGGGCAAACTCGCCACTGTCATCGCCGACGACGCCGTCCGGGCCGTACCCTGGGCGCAGCCCATCAAGGCGGCTCCGTATTTCGCCCAGGCCCAGTTCGGAACGCCGGAGGCCGTATCGAAGCTGGCCGACCCGGGTTCGGAGTTCCCTTACGTCCAGGCCATGTGGCGCTATGCCCGGGGGGTAGCTGCGGCTCGCCAGACGGCCGTTCGGGAGGCCCAGACGGAACTAAACGCTTTGTTGCGGCTGGAAACAACGGCGGATTTTTCGGCGCTGTCCGCCGCCGGAGTGCCGGCGCCGGATCTGGTCCACATCGCCGGTGAGGTCCTCCGCGCCCGCATCGCCCAGGCGCGGGGCGAATCCGCGCAAGCCGTTGCCGCCTTCGAGCGGGCGGCGGCCCAGCAGGAGAAACTGCCCTACATGGAGCCTCCCTACTGGTATTACCCGGTCCGCCGCTCGCTGGGGGCCTTGAAATTCCTGGCGGGCGACCTCGCGGGCGCCGAGCGGGAACTGCGCGCCTCGCTCGAACAGGCCCCGAACGATGCCTGGGCACTTTGGGCCCTCGCGGAAGTGCAGCGAAAACGCGGAAACATGAGCGCGGCAGCGGAAACGCAGCGCATCCTGGAGAAGGTGCGGGCAGGCAATCAGAGCCCCCTCGCCATGGACCGGCTGTGA
- a CDS encoding beta-barrel assembly-enhancing protease has translation MPACVWAAALTALLVAAVPAAAGEPLNLELPDMGDSTGTLFTPQQEKALGEAFYRNLHNQVQINEDPEVTDYIQALGRKLVEHSDTPGQAFHFFVVNQPVINAFAGPGGYIGVNSGLILTTESESELASVLGHEIAHITQRHLYEAFQAAGRMSLPTAAAMLAGVLLGAGTGSSQLGQAAVIAASAASQQAQINFTRDNEAEADRVGMKILSGSDFDPRAMPTFFERMQQSTRFSTGRSTPEFLLTHPVTMSRIADTRGRAEQYAYKQYPDSFTYQIIRAKLHVQTTHNPQESVSYFTAISDVGTRQQRDVARYGLALALIAQGKIGQGGPMLQELIRHYPEQSQFYNALADAEREAKNYPAALATYDEALKRFPGNHALSLNYAQTLVRSGKPAEARKRLQEYLLRFPATPEVYELLAQAHSQLGNEAESHRYLAEAYYADGQTRNAILHLKLAQKAPGRDFQTDSAIEERLKELMEEQKAEREK, from the coding sequence ATGCCAGCCTGCGTGTGGGCCGCCGCACTGACGGCGCTCCTGGTCGCTGCGGTCCCCGCCGCCGCCGGCGAACCTCTCAACCTCGAATTGCCGGACATGGGCGACTCCACCGGCACGCTGTTCACTCCCCAGCAGGAGAAGGCGCTGGGCGAAGCCTTTTACCGGAACCTGCACAACCAGGTCCAGATCAACGAAGACCCGGAAGTCACCGATTACATCCAGGCGCTCGGCCGGAAACTGGTGGAACACAGCGATACGCCCGGACAGGCCTTCCATTTTTTCGTCGTCAACCAGCCGGTGATCAACGCCTTCGCCGGCCCCGGCGGCTACATCGGCGTCAACTCGGGCCTGATCCTCACGACCGAAAGCGAAAGCGAGTTGGCCTCGGTGCTCGGCCACGAAATCGCACACATCACCCAGCGCCACCTCTACGAAGCATTCCAGGCCGCCGGCCGGATGTCGCTGCCGACCGCCGCGGCCATGCTGGCCGGGGTGTTGCTGGGTGCCGGAACGGGATCCAGCCAACTGGGTCAAGCGGCCGTCATCGCCGCATCGGCAGCCAGCCAGCAGGCGCAGATCAATTTTACCCGAGACAACGAAGCGGAAGCCGACCGTGTAGGCATGAAAATCCTCTCCGGTTCGGATTTCGACCCCCGCGCCATGCCCACCTTCTTCGAGCGGATGCAGCAATCGACCCGCTTCTCCACCGGACGCAGCACCCCCGAATTTCTGCTGACCCATCCGGTGACCATGTCCCGTATCGCCGATACCCGAGGGCGGGCCGAACAGTACGCCTATAAGCAGTATCCGGACTCTTTCACCTACCAGATCATCCGAGCCAAGCTGCACGTGCAGACGACCCACAACCCTCAGGAAAGCGTCAGCTATTTCACCGCGATTTCCGACGTCGGCACTCGCCAGCAGCGGGATGTGGCCCGCTACGGCCTGGCCCTGGCGCTGATCGCCCAGGGCAAGATCGGCCAGGGCGGACCCATGCTCCAGGAGCTCATCCGCCACTATCCCGAGCAGTCGCAATTCTACAATGCGCTCGCCGATGCCGAGCGCGAAGCCAAGAACTATCCCGCCGCTCTCGCCACCTACGACGAAGCCCTGAAGCGCTTTCCCGGCAACCACGCGCTCAGCCTGAATTACGCCCAGACTCTGGTCCGGTCCGGCAAACCCGCGGAGGCGCGCAAGCGGCTGCAGGAGTACCTGCTCCGTTTTCCCGCGACGCCGGAAGTATACGAACTGCTGGCGCAAGCCCATTCCCAACTCGGGAACGAAGCCGAATCCCACCGCTACCTGGCCGAAGCCTATTACGCCGACGGCCAGACCCGCAACGCGATTCTGCACCTAAAGCTCGCGCAAAAAGCGCCAGGGCGCGATTTCCAGACCGACTCGGCAATCGAGGAGCGGCTCAAGGAATTGATGGAAGAGCAGAAGGCAGAAAGGGAAAAGTAG
- the tusD gene encoding sulfurtransferase complex subunit TusD — MKFVIQINASPREAQAANTAYQFIKAALANGHHIPLVFFYYDGVCNAQVSSFAGEDDLSARWSALVREHGLDLVLCVSAAQRRGLVSTDGKDEGLLAPGFRIGGLGQWVDACLKADRLLTFAA, encoded by the coding sequence ATGAAATTCGTCATACAGATCAATGCGAGCCCTCGCGAGGCTCAGGCGGCGAACACCGCGTATCAGTTTATCAAAGCCGCGTTGGCGAACGGGCACCATATCCCGCTGGTGTTCTTTTACTATGACGGCGTCTGCAATGCACAAGTTTCATCGTTTGCCGGCGAAGACGATCTCTCCGCCCGCTGGAGCGCCCTGGTGCGTGAACATGGCCTGGATCTGGTCCTGTGCGTCTCCGCCGCCCAGCGCCGGGGTTTGGTTTCAACGGATGGAAAGGACGAAGGACTGCTGGCGCCGGGCTTCCGGATCGGTGGTCTCGGCCAGTGGGTGGACGCCTGCCTGAAAGCGGACCGGCTACTCACCTTCGCCGCATGA
- the tusC gene encoding sulfurtransferase complex subunit TusC, with translation MNHPKSFVFVVRRPPFCGGRNAEMVDQLLAVAAFDQPVDVLFLDDGVWQLQAAHVLEGAGLRPLAPLLQTLEFYDVREVAAETESLAERALSPDGLVLPVRLLARSEVPGWIAGHDLAVGCG, from the coding sequence ATGAATCATCCTAAGAGTTTCGTATTCGTGGTGCGGCGGCCGCCTTTCTGCGGTGGCCGCAACGCCGAGATGGTGGACCAGTTGCTGGCGGTTGCGGCATTCGATCAGCCCGTGGACGTCCTGTTCCTCGACGACGGCGTGTGGCAGTTGCAGGCGGCTCATGTCCTCGAAGGCGCGGGGCTTCGCCCGTTGGCGCCGCTGCTGCAGACCCTGGAGTTCTACGACGTCCGCGAAGTTGCGGCGGAAACCGAATCGCTCGCCGAGCGCGCGCTGTCGCCGGATGGGCTGGTCTTGCCGGTGCGGCTGCTGGCGCGGAGCGAGGTTCCGGGCTGGATCGCCGGCCATGACCTCGCTGTGGGTTGCGGATGA